A stretch of Pseudomonas sp. LRP2-20 DNA encodes these proteins:
- the dapE gene encoding succinyl-diaminopimelate desuccinylase, producing the protein MTAPAELSPTLQLACDLIRRPSVTPVDADCQAQMMNRLGAVGFQLEPMRIEDVDNFWATHGTQDGPVLCFAGHTDVVPTGPVQQWQHEPFEALIDADGMLCGRGAADMKGSLASMVIASERFVQDYPGHRGKVAFLITSDEEGPAHHGTKAVVERLKARNERLDWCIVGEPSSTTLLGDVVKNGRRGSLGAKLTVRGKQGHVAYPHLARNPIHLAAPALAELAAEHWDEGNAFFPPTSFQISNLNAGTGATNVVPGELTALFNFRFSTESTVEGLQARVSAILDKHELDWSIDWALSGLPFLTEPGELLDAVAASIKGVTGRDTEPSTSGGTSDGRFIATMGTQVVELGPVNATIHQVDERILASDLDLLTEIYYQTLVRLLA; encoded by the coding sequence ATGACGGCCCCTGCCGAGCTCTCGCCTACCCTTCAACTGGCCTGCGACCTGATCCGCCGCCCCTCGGTCACCCCCGTCGATGCCGACTGCCAGGCGCAGATGATGAACCGCCTGGGCGCCGTAGGCTTCCAGCTGGAGCCGATGCGCATTGAAGACGTCGACAACTTCTGGGCCACCCACGGTACCCAGGACGGCCCGGTATTGTGCTTTGCCGGCCACACCGACGTGGTCCCCACCGGCCCGGTGCAGCAGTGGCAGCACGAGCCGTTCGAAGCATTGATCGACGCCGACGGCATGCTCTGCGGCCGCGGCGCCGCCGACATGAAAGGCAGCCTGGCCTCGATGGTGATCGCCAGTGAACGTTTCGTGCAGGATTACCCGGGCCACCGCGGCAAGGTCGCCTTCCTGATCACCAGCGACGAGGAAGGCCCGGCCCACCACGGCACCAAGGCGGTGGTCGAGCGCCTGAAAGCGCGCAACGAGCGCTTGGACTGGTGCATCGTCGGCGAGCCGTCGAGCACTACCCTGCTCGGTGACGTGGTCAAGAACGGCCGTCGCGGCTCGCTCGGCGCCAAGCTGACCGTACGCGGCAAGCAAGGCCACGTCGCCTACCCGCACCTGGCGCGCAACCCGATTCACCTGGCCGCCCCGGCCCTGGCGGAGCTGGCAGCCGAACACTGGGACGAAGGCAATGCGTTCTTCCCGCCGACCAGCTTCCAGATCTCCAACCTCAATGCCGGCACTGGCGCCACCAACGTGGTCCCGGGCGAGCTGACCGCGCTGTTCAACTTCCGTTTCTCCACCGAGTCGACCGTCGAAGGCCTGCAGGCGCGGGTATCGGCCATCCTCGATAAACACGAGCTGGACTGGTCGATCGACTGGGCACTGTCGGGCCTGCCGTTCCTCACCGAACCGGGTGAACTGCTCGACGCCGTGGCAGCCAGCATCAAGGGCGTCACCGGCCGCGACACCGAGCCGTCGACCAGCGGCGGCACCTCCGATGGCCGCTTCATCGCCACCATGGGCACCCAGGTGGTCGAGCTCGGCCCGGTCAACGCTACCATCCACCAGGTCGACGAGCGAATCCTGGCCAGCGACCTCGATCTGCTGACCGAAATCTACTACCAGACCCTGGTCCGGTTGCTCGCCTGA
- a CDS encoding DUF1120 domain-containing protein: MSIKQGIVMIMALGCSSAVLASTTDVIVTGVIKPAACTPSLSGGGTFDFGVISAADLKDDARTQFR, encoded by the coding sequence ATGAGTATCAAGCAGGGCATTGTCATGATCATGGCACTGGGATGCAGTTCAGCCGTGCTCGCCAGCACTACAGATGTCATCGTCACCGGGGTAATCAAACCTGCGGCGTGCACGCCGTCCCTCAGCGGCGGTGGAACGTTCGACTTTGGCGTCATCTCGGCTGCTGATCTCAAGGACGATGCAAGGACCCAGTTCAGATGA
- a CDS encoding IS256 family transposase → MPTKKKPLRDLPKIPKELLEQFGEGLMTAEAIEDASAAFKKALIERALHAELGHHLGYPPGAQRPEDETNQRNGKSGKTVLTGDGPLRLDIPRDRDGSFSPILIPKHERRYTGFDDKIIAMYARGMTVREIRAFLSEQYGTDVSPDFISSVTDEVMDEIGAWQQRPLEPMYPVIFFDALRVKIREEGLVRNKAIYLALGVLPDGTRDILGIWIENTEGAKFWMKVFNDLKTRGVEDVLIAVTDGLKGMPEALSAVFPETTLQTCIVHLIRNSLDYAAWDKRRALAKELKPIYQAINAEAAEQALDEFESGPWGEKYPTVVAAWRRAWDRVIPFFVFPPAIRKVIYTTNAIESINAQLRKVIKTRGHFPNDDAATKLIWLGLRNITANWGKPAHDWKSAMNQFAILYGDRFIRPTW, encoded by the coding sequence ATGCCAACCAAAAAGAAACCCCTGCGTGACCTGCCCAAAATCCCCAAGGAGCTGCTGGAGCAGTTCGGTGAGGGCCTGATGACCGCAGAAGCTATCGAGGATGCCTCTGCGGCGTTCAAGAAGGCCTTGATCGAACGCGCTCTGCATGCCGAGCTTGGCCACCACCTGGGTTATCCGCCGGGCGCGCAGCGCCCGGAGGATGAAACCAACCAGCGCAACGGCAAAAGCGGCAAGACAGTGCTAACCGGCGATGGGCCTCTGCGCTTGGATATCCCTCGCGACCGTGACGGCAGCTTCTCGCCCATCCTGATCCCCAAACATGAGCGCCGTTACACTGGCTTCGACGACAAGATCATCGCCATGTACGCCCGTGGAATGACAGTCAGAGAGATCCGGGCCTTCCTGTCCGAGCAGTATGGAACCGACGTTTCACCCGACTTCATCAGCTCTGTGACAGACGAGGTCATGGACGAAATTGGCGCGTGGCAACAGCGGCCATTGGAGCCGATGTACCCGGTCATTTTCTTTGATGCGCTGCGGGTGAAGATTCGCGAAGAAGGCCTGGTGCGCAACAAGGCCATTTACTTGGCTTTGGGCGTTCTACCCGACGGGACGCGCGACATCCTGGGCATCTGGATCGAGAACACTGAGGGTGCGAAGTTCTGGATGAAGGTGTTCAACGATCTCAAGACACGTGGCGTCGAGGACGTGCTGATTGCCGTGACCGATGGCCTTAAAGGCATGCCAGAAGCCCTCAGCGCCGTGTTTCCAGAGACGACATTGCAGACGTGCATCGTGCATCTGATCCGCAACAGCCTGGACTACGCGGCCTGGGACAAACGGCGCGCACTGGCCAAGGAACTGAAACCGATTTACCAAGCCATCAATGCCGAAGCGGCTGAGCAAGCACTCGATGAGTTTGAGAGCGGGCCGTGGGGTGAGAAATATCCAACGGTGGTGGCTGCCTGGAGACGCGCCTGGGATCGCGTGATTCCATTCTTTGTCTTTCCGCCCGCCATCCGGAAGGTGATCTATACCACCAACGCGATCGAGAGCATCAACGCCCAGCTACGCAAGGTCATCAAGACCCGAGGGCATTTCCCGAATGATGACGCAGCGACCAAACTGATTTGGCTGGGATTGCGCAACATAACAGCCAATTGGGGAAAACCGGCCCATGATTGGAAAAGCGCGATGAATCAATTTGCGATTCTGTACGGAGATCGGTTCATCAGGCCAACCTGGTGA
- a CDS encoding fimbria/pilus chaperone family protein — protein MLKQLLLSAGCVLLSVSGALAAGMVPETSVVIVDEAEGEASITVRNDDPTPALLLVTLQNLPEDEEPLLFLTQPAWRVEAGEEQRVRFMLRAAAPLRTQRLKRVIFEGVPQQEVAGKRIARVGVSVRQNLPVIIHPKGLAPNRSPWEGLQWRYGKQGLQVDNPTPYVVRLAQEVRLMPANEQGYLPRAYILPGETLEARLESPAPQGPQSIRLFPATVYGFAVDEFEAPLLRGDS, from the coding sequence ATGTTGAAGCAATTGCTGTTGAGTGCTGGCTGCGTGCTGCTGTCGGTCAGCGGCGCCCTGGCCGCCGGTATGGTCCCGGAGACTTCCGTGGTGATCGTCGATGAAGCCGAAGGCGAGGCGTCGATCACGGTGCGCAATGATGATCCAACCCCTGCACTGTTACTGGTAACCCTGCAGAACTTGCCGGAGGATGAAGAGCCTCTGCTGTTTCTCACCCAGCCCGCCTGGCGCGTCGAGGCTGGCGAGGAGCAGCGGGTGAGGTTCATGCTGCGCGCTGCCGCGCCACTGCGCACCCAGCGGTTGAAGCGGGTGATATTCGAAGGCGTGCCACAGCAGGAAGTGGCGGGTAAGCGTATTGCCAGGGTTGGGGTCAGTGTGAGGCAGAACCTGCCGGTGATCATTCACCCCAAGGGCCTGGCCCCCAACCGCTCACCCTGGGAGGGCTTGCAGTGGCGCTATGGCAAACAAGGGTTGCAGGTTGATAACCCGACTCCCTATGTGGTCCGGTTGGCGCAGGAAGTAAGGTTGATGCCCGCGAACGAGCAAGGCTACTTGCCTCGCGCTTACATTTTGCCAGGTGAGACGCTTGAGGCTCGGCTGGAATCGCCAGCCCCACAGGGCCCGCAAAGTATCAGGCTGTTTCCGGCCACGGTATACGGCTTTGCCGTGGATGAATTTGAGGCTCCGTTACTCAGGGGCGACAGTTGA
- a CDS encoding fimbria/pilus outer membrane usher protein: protein MTFDLELLRQRGVSEELAAYFGDMPRFTPGNHIVSLKVNGSRSGQVQARFLDDGSLCIDAGLLDAGGIRLPSGSLNISPDSCIDLLSSYPQSQIQADPQSASVTMVVPAQALRPAADDGDLSAYDSGGFAAVFNYDVSMLDTRFNSGSSRAWTALTEPGLNLGDWIVRSRQIASLGQQASRFNALETYAQRTFADPGTVLQVGQIHMGNPVLSGVSVEGFQLFSEQSLGHLQQRRVVQGIAKSQARVEIYQRNRLVYATVVPPGPFSIDPPTPVDAFAELEMVIHEADGEARRVTLPASPMAAELSEGYQFGIGQLRHSSTTSPWVLSAGWSGGVLDGVALGGGVLATGSYQATGFALGAQPWTQAQIQWSLGYSQPLRQGGGVQSQVTLNQQFGGGWGAGLTYGLQNRSYQDLLQALDPSAHVGGLRDSFSVSLSWQGTGLGNFSLGGGQSQTHDGKTSSHASLRWEATLRQVSLNAGVEWSFRGEDDRGRLIYVSASLPLATHRRLSTSIRGSGDKYRSSVNLREQVSESLRYRLGASHDSHDSALRPSAGVSWLAPFSQVQLDYTKTGDSARTLAANLRGGAVGHAQGITLSPYAIQDTFAVIEVGDVQGVKVDTPSGPVWTDGEGRAIASRISPYADNRVQVQPRSLPRNVDLANSLGIVRAGRGAVSQLSFLVERTRRVLLQTAQGDGPPLADSSMVVDASGSFVTMVQAGGLIFLHDFQEQERYQVTSPDGSACALEFTLSDSPDPEQYYEATTARCHAI, encoded by the coding sequence ATGACATTCGATCTCGAACTGTTGCGTCAGCGGGGGGTGAGTGAAGAGCTTGCGGCCTACTTTGGTGACATGCCGCGCTTCACCCCGGGCAATCACATCGTCAGCCTGAAGGTAAATGGCTCACGATCAGGGCAGGTACAGGCACGCTTTCTGGATGATGGCAGCTTGTGCATTGATGCAGGCCTGCTGGACGCGGGAGGGATTCGGTTGCCGTCAGGTTCATTGAATATAAGCCCGGACTCCTGCATCGACTTGTTATCGAGTTACCCGCAGAGCCAGATACAGGCAGACCCTCAATCCGCCAGTGTGACGATGGTGGTGCCTGCGCAAGCCCTGCGCCCGGCCGCTGACGACGGTGATCTTTCGGCTTATGACTCAGGCGGGTTCGCTGCAGTTTTCAACTACGACGTGTCGATGCTCGATACGCGTTTCAACAGTGGCAGCAGCAGGGCCTGGACTGCCCTCACCGAGCCAGGTTTGAATCTGGGGGACTGGATCGTGCGCAGCCGTCAGATTGCCAGTCTGGGGCAACAGGCAAGTCGGTTCAACGCACTGGAAACCTACGCCCAGCGAACGTTCGCCGATCCGGGGACCGTCTTGCAGGTCGGTCAGATCCACATGGGTAATCCCGTGCTCTCCGGCGTTTCAGTTGAGGGTTTTCAGCTGTTTTCCGAGCAGTCGCTGGGGCATCTTCAACAACGACGCGTGGTTCAAGGTATCGCCAAGTCCCAAGCGCGAGTGGAAATCTACCAGCGCAATCGCCTGGTGTATGCCACAGTCGTGCCGCCGGGTCCGTTTTCCATTGATCCCCCTACGCCAGTCGATGCCTTCGCCGAACTGGAGATGGTCATCCATGAAGCGGACGGTGAGGCGCGTCGTGTGACCTTGCCCGCCTCGCCCATGGCGGCGGAGTTGTCAGAGGGATACCAGTTCGGCATCGGCCAACTTCGCCACAGCAGTACGACGTCACCTTGGGTACTCAGTGCCGGGTGGAGCGGGGGGGTACTTGATGGCGTGGCATTGGGGGGTGGTGTGCTTGCCACAGGCAGTTATCAGGCAACAGGGTTTGCTCTGGGCGCTCAGCCGTGGACGCAGGCCCAGATACAGTGGTCGCTGGGTTACTCGCAGCCCTTGCGTCAGGGAGGTGGAGTGCAGAGTCAGGTTACCCTGAACCAGCAGTTTGGCGGCGGGTGGGGGGCGGGCTTGACCTATGGATTGCAGAACCGAAGTTATCAGGACCTTCTGCAGGCGCTTGACCCGTCAGCGCACGTGGGTGGCCTGCGCGATTCCTTCAGCGTCAGCCTGTCATGGCAGGGCACCGGGCTGGGCAACTTCAGTCTCGGTGGCGGCCAGTCGCAAACGCATGATGGCAAGACCAGCAGCCATGCAAGCCTGCGCTGGGAAGCGACATTGCGGCAGGTGTCGTTGAATGCGGGGGTGGAATGGAGTTTCAGGGGGGAAGACGATCGAGGGCGTCTGATTTACGTGAGCGCTAGCTTGCCATTGGCCACCCATCGTCGGCTGAGCACCTCGATCCGAGGTTCGGGTGACAAGTACCGCTCTTCCGTCAACCTGCGCGAGCAGGTCAGCGAATCGTTACGTTATCGCCTCGGTGCCAGCCATGATAGCCATGATTCGGCGCTGCGCCCCAGTGCCGGCGTTTCCTGGTTGGCACCCTTCAGCCAGGTGCAGCTGGACTACACAAAGACTGGCGACTCCGCACGAACCTTGGCAGCCAACCTGCGCGGCGGGGCCGTTGGGCATGCACAAGGCATCACGTTATCGCCCTATGCCATTCAGGACACGTTCGCAGTCATCGAGGTGGGTGATGTGCAAGGCGTGAAAGTCGATACGCCAAGCGGCCCTGTGTGGACCGATGGCGAAGGCCGAGCCATTGCCTCACGGATCAGCCCTTATGCGGATAATCGGGTGCAGGTGCAGCCCCGAAGCCTGCCGCGCAATGTCGATTTGGCCAACAGCCTAGGCATCGTCCGTGCTGGTCGAGGCGCCGTTTCCCAATTGAGTTTCCTTGTCGAACGGACCAGGCGTGTGCTGTTGCAGACGGCACAGGGCGACGGGCCACCCTTGGCGGACAGTTCGATGGTAGTGGATGCCAGCGGAAGCTTCGTGACCATGGTGCAGGCCGGTGGCTTGATATTCCTGCATGACTTCCAAGAGCAGGAGCGCTATCAGGTGACCTCGCCAGACGGCTCTGCTTGCGCCCTTGAATTTACGCTCAGCGACAGCCCTGACCCGGAGCAATATTATGAAGCGACCACCGCACGCTGCCATGCGATCTGA
- a CDS encoding DUF1120 domain-containing protein has product MKRPPHAAMRSECMGTKLCLALLLMGMSCAAAAQGCQITLGQPVIDYGKVNKTQLHKQGNRYLLGERQLQLTVQCSSKTDMVLSYMADATNGDAFGLGEQGTYSLVLADARVDGRPVALGAASSRRPWQMKGDQLQWLPEMQVAPFQADVPLQGTTFTARLSVTGWLDARSALSSAAELQASAMVGVDGATVALALQASVVPAACRLQLGNDGLVDFGVIEAGQLSASNTSTLRRSLSAAVTCDGPTRFALRAMDNRQPATVSHVQGAERSTLFGAGKKASDDLAWSLQFEGTILGDGQVLQPLYSTQGGGGWEPTAKTTFFHVDNRLLGFASSDRTTVGPALIRQLDAMLMVELYVAPLRQLDLRDEMPIDGAATLELVYL; this is encoded by the coding sequence ATGAAGCGACCACCGCACGCTGCCATGCGATCTGAATGCATGGGCACTAAGCTTTGCCTGGCCTTGCTGTTGATGGGCATGAGCTGTGCCGCAGCCGCGCAGGGCTGCCAGATCACGCTCGGCCAGCCCGTGATCGATTATGGCAAGGTCAACAAGACCCAGTTGCACAAGCAAGGCAATCGCTACCTGTTGGGAGAGCGACAGCTGCAACTGACGGTCCAGTGTTCCAGCAAAACTGATATGGTCCTCAGCTATATGGCTGATGCCACTAATGGCGATGCGTTCGGTCTAGGCGAGCAAGGGACATATTCACTGGTGCTCGCTGACGCGCGAGTCGATGGCCGTCCAGTGGCCTTGGGCGCAGCAAGCTCGCGTCGTCCATGGCAGATGAAAGGCGACCAGCTCCAATGGTTACCTGAAATGCAGGTTGCGCCATTTCAGGCGGATGTCCCCCTTCAAGGCACAACGTTCACGGCTCGCCTGAGCGTCACCGGGTGGCTCGACGCAAGGTCGGCTTTGTCCAGCGCTGCCGAGCTGCAAGCTAGCGCCATGGTGGGCGTCGATGGCGCTACCGTGGCCCTGGCATTGCAGGCCAGCGTCGTGCCTGCAGCCTGTAGGTTGCAGCTGGGCAATGACGGTCTGGTGGACTTCGGCGTGATTGAAGCCGGGCAGTTGTCTGCCAGCAATACCAGTACCCTGCGACGGTCTTTGTCCGCCGCTGTGACCTGTGATGGCCCCACTCGGTTCGCCCTTCGCGCGATGGATAACCGCCAGCCGGCAACGGTCAGCCATGTGCAGGGCGCCGAACGTTCCACCCTGTTTGGAGCGGGTAAAAAAGCCAGTGACGACCTGGCGTGGTCATTGCAGTTCGAAGGGACGATCCTGGGTGACGGGCAGGTGTTGCAACCGCTGTATTCCACCCAAGGTGGCGGTGGCTGGGAGCCAACTGCCAAAACGACGTTCTTTCACGTCGACAATCGGTTGCTGGGGTTCGCGAGCAGCGATCGCACTACGGTCGGGCCTGCCTTGATCAGGCAGCTCGACGCAATGCTGATGGTCGAGCTGTACGTCGCGCCTTTGCGCCAGCTCGACCTGCGTGACGAGATGCCCATCGATGGTGCGGCCACACTGGAGCTCGTCTATCTGTGA